From the Saccharomonospora marina XMU15 genome, the window CCGGGCCGCGCTGGAAGACATCGCAACCAGGGGTGCGAGGGAGGCCGCCGTCACCGGTCACGGCGGCAGGGCGGCGATCAAGTAGCAAGCCACCCGGCCTGCGGGGGCGGCCTGCTCGCCCGGCCTCGCTGACCGTCCGAAAGCTCCTGGCCACCGGGCGCGACACGGTCGAACAGTTCGAGGTCAGGTGTCATGATGGAGGCACCGCTCGACGAGGAGTGCGCCGGTGAAGCTACGTACCGAGATCGCGCAGTCGTGGCGGCGATCGGAGCTGAGCGGGCTCAAACCGGGCGCTCCGACCGACCGGCTCGAGGTACGCGACATCGACCCCCGCAGCAGGTTGCTGCGTGCGGCCACCCCCGTGCTCGACGACATCGCCAGGCACCTCGGGAACACCAGCCTTTGCCTGGTACTGGCCGACCGCGACTGCCGCATCGTGGCCAGGCGCTTCGGCAGCCACTCCGTGGAACGAGCACTCGACAACGTCAGCGCCGTTCCCGGCTGCCGGTACACCGAGGACACCAGCGGCACCAACTCACTGGCTACACCGTTCGAGCTACGCAGGGGCGTCGCCGTCCACGGCAGCGAGCACTACCTCGAAGGTCTCAAGCGATTCACCTGCTACGGCCACCCGATCGTGCACCCGGCGACTAAGCGGCTGGAAGGCGTCCTCGACATCACCGGCCTCGCCGAGGACACCAACCCGCTGCTCGCGCCGTTCCTCGTGCACGCGATCGCCGACATCGAGCAGCGCCTGCTGGAGGGCTCCAACCAGGCGCAGCAGCACCTGCTCGCCGCGTTCCAGGCGGCACAGCACCGCTGCCGCGCGGTACTCGCGCTCGGCGATGACGTCGCGCTGGCCAACAGCGCCGCCGTCGACCTCATCGATCCCGCCGACCACGTGCTGCTCAGGGACGTGAGCCGGACGAGGAGAGGGGTGCGGCGGCTGCGGTTGACCTCGGGCACCGAAGTCGAGGTGCGGATGGAGGCGGTCTCCGTCAACGCCGGGATGCTGTTCGAGATCGCGCCGGTGCGACCCGCCTACGCATCGACCACACGCCGCCGTGACCACGGCGGCGTGCTGCCCGCGGACGTCGAGGAACGGCTGCGCAACGCGGCACACTCCCGCCGCCGGGTGCTGATCTGCGGCGAGCCGGGTTCCGGGCGTACCACCGCGCTCACCACCCTGGCGGGGGCGCACTCGCTGGTCGCGGTGTCAGGCGAGAACGTCCTCACCACCGGGGAGTCACGCTGGTACGCGGAACTGGAGAAGCTGGCCCGCACCCACACCGGGCTGGTGGCGATCGAGGGTGCACACCTGCTCGGGCCCGTGCTGGCCGCCAAGGTCGCCCGCCTGCTCGACGAGTCGCGCGCCTGGCTGGCCCTGACCACCGGCCCGCTGCCGGAGTTGAGTGGTGAGCAGGCCGCGCTCGCGGCGAGGGTGCATCGCAGGGTGGAGCTGCCCGCGCTGCGGCACCGGCGCGCAGACATCCCGATGCTGGCCAGGACGGTGCTGGCGGCACAGGTGCCGCAGGACCCGCCTCGACTCACCGCGGGCGCCCTCGAACTGCTGGCCGCCCAACCGTGGCCGGGAAACCTGCGCGAGTTGGCGACGGTGCTCACCGAGACCGCCCGCCGCCGCACCTGCGGCGACATCACCGCACGCGACCTCGCCCCGAGCTGTCCGGTCAGTGCGGCAACTCCAGCGCTCAGCGGCTGGGAACAGGCCGAGCACGACGCCATCACCGCCGCACTGACCGCGGAGCGGGGCAACAAGGTGCACGCCGCCAAGCGCCTCGGCATCAGCCGCTCGACCCTCTACAACCGGATGCGGGCACTGCGTATCACCAGCTAGGCAACGGGCAGGTGTGCAGGATTTGTACACCCACGGCGAGCCCGGCGGGCGCAGACTTGTGACGTAGGCAACGTAGCAATGAAGCACGCGAGGAGGCCTCATGAAGACCAAGGCTGCGGTCCTGTTCGACGCGGGCAAACCGTTCGAGATCATGGAGTTGGACCTGGACGGGCCCAAGGCGGGCGAGGTGCTGATCAAGTACGCGGCCGCCGGTCTGTGCCACTCCGATCTGCACCTCATCGACGGTGACCTGGTACCGCGCTACCCGATCGTCGGCGGCCACGAAGGCGCCGGGATCATCGAGGAGGTCGGTGCGGGCGTCACCAAGGTCAAGCCGGGCGACCACGTGGTGTGCAGCTTCATACCCAACTGCGGCCACTGCCGCTACTGCGCCACCGGCCGTTCGAGTCTGTGCGACATGGGCGCCACCATCCTCGAGGGGCACCTGCCCGACGGCACCTTCCGGTTCCACTCCGGCGACACCGACTTCGGTGGCATGTGCATGCTCGGCACCTTCTCCGAGCGCGCGACCATCTCGGAGCACTCGGTGGTCAAGGTGGACGACTGGCTGCCGCTGGAGACGGCGGTGCTGGTGGGCTGTGGTGTGCCGACCGGCTGGGCGAGCGCCAACTACGCCGGTGGTGTTCGCGCGGGTGACACGACGGTCATCTACGGCATCGGCGGCATCGGCATCAACGCCGTGCAGGGCGCCGCACACGCCGGCGCCAAGCACGTCGTCGTCGTCGACCCGGTGGAGTTCAAGCGGGAGACCGCGCTGAAACTCGGCGCGACCCACGCCTTCGCCACCGCGCAGGAGGCGGCCGAGAAGGTCGCCGAGCTCACCTGGGGCCAGATGGCGGACCAGGCCCTTGTCACGGTGGGAGTCGTGGACGAGCAGGTGATCACCGACGCCTTCAACGTCCTCGGCAAGGGCGGCACGGTGGTCGTCACCGGACTCGCCCACCCCGAGAAGCTCACCGTGCACGTTTCCGGCGGCGTGCTGACGCTGTTCGAGAAGACCATCAAGGGCACGCTGTTCGGGTCGGCGAACCCGCAGTACGACATCCTCAAGATCCTGCGGCTCTACGACGCGGGCCAGCTGAAGCTCGACGAGCTCGTCACCACCAAGTACAACCTCGAGCAGGTCAACGAGGGCTACCAGGACCTGCGCGACGGCAAGAACATCCGCGGCGTGATCACCTACGCCGACTGAGGTGAGCCGGGGTCGTGAGCGGGCGGTGAGACCGCGAACCGCTCACGACCCCTTCGGCACCCAGGAGCCGAGTACGGGTTTGAACTCGCGGACCGTTCGCTCCGCGATCGCGCCCTCGAGGTGGTAAGGGTCGGCGTCGATGAGCCGCTGCAACTCCTGCCTGTCGGCGGCCTCGTACAGCGTGAGTCCGCCGGTGTCGTCCTGCAACGGACCC encodes:
- a CDS encoding sigma-54-dependent Fis family transcriptional regulator, whose translation is MKLRTEIAQSWRRSELSGLKPGAPTDRLEVRDIDPRSRLLRAATPVLDDIARHLGNTSLCLVLADRDCRIVARRFGSHSVERALDNVSAVPGCRYTEDTSGTNSLATPFELRRGVAVHGSEHYLEGLKRFTCYGHPIVHPATKRLEGVLDITGLAEDTNPLLAPFLVHAIADIEQRLLEGSNQAQQHLLAAFQAAQHRCRAVLALGDDVALANSAAVDLIDPADHVLLRDVSRTRRGVRRLRLTSGTEVEVRMEAVSVNAGMLFEIAPVRPAYASTTRRRDHGGVLPADVEERLRNAAHSRRRVLICGEPGSGRTTALTTLAGAHSLVAVSGENVLTTGESRWYAELEKLARTHTGLVAIEGAHLLGPVLAAKVARLLDESRAWLALTTGPLPELSGEQAALAARVHRRVELPALRHRRADIPMLARTVLAAQVPQDPPRLTAGALELLAAQPWPGNLRELATVLTETARRRTCGDITARDLAPSCPVSAATPALSGWEQAEHDAITAALTAERGNKVHAAKRLGISRSTLYNRMRALRITS
- a CDS encoding NDMA-dependent alcohol dehydrogenase, coding for MKTKAAVLFDAGKPFEIMELDLDGPKAGEVLIKYAAAGLCHSDLHLIDGDLVPRYPIVGGHEGAGIIEEVGAGVTKVKPGDHVVCSFIPNCGHCRYCATGRSSLCDMGATILEGHLPDGTFRFHSGDTDFGGMCMLGTFSERATISEHSVVKVDDWLPLETAVLVGCGVPTGWASANYAGGVRAGDTTVIYGIGGIGINAVQGAAHAGAKHVVVVDPVEFKRETALKLGATHAFATAQEAAEKVAELTWGQMADQALVTVGVVDEQVITDAFNVLGKGGTVVVTGLAHPEKLTVHVSGGVLTLFEKTIKGTLFGSANPQYDILKILRLYDAGQLKLDELVTTKYNLEQVNEGYQDLRDGKNIRGVITYAD
- a CDS encoding YciI family protein, producing MAWFVVEIRYVQDKFGPVRPRHREYLASLAEQGKVLVAGPLQDDTGGLTLYEAADRQELQRLIDADPYHLEGAIAERTVREFKPVLGSWVPKGS